Proteins co-encoded in one Sulfuricystis thermophila genomic window:
- the drmA gene encoding DISARM system helicase DrmA: MADHPNAWIAIDHGLGTGRRLAPYTLTLKGDRSQYQAVAEDDWVLVLDASGAVVRAGRVLRIRSDLETTTIFFDRVCAAGASVPAASLSLTPPSSGSVGRISWETFVSALSKAFGHTVATVPVIEDRAYVRELLQLAVVDDLLGPAGGPHERIVDMSVRDRYLVGKLAPREAARGGIEGLEGPLAEEEVEEPSDPIVPGQHEPGAEFGTATGQVEPESDASDEIDAASNQSLVPSSFGMTFCVDGDVERIEIEARWGRYERVPNDEHEVVRKDGSKAKVWQRVPCGGRLVLPLAEGAIPHQAPDPNHPAVRIQGSVRARNAKGDRLVTLFLVNAQEEPDTNRDTAWLFQPELIVRAEPATTGQAIFRRRPVLDADGMDPERESLEMIYRNRVEFAVGHGVAVHAETAEDDPTRAIEVRTTVVPQYEVQVTETPGLDPADRPAMREMVASGLLDMQRLATLDVAELVEALNTLTRDYGAWIAEQRSRIGRDVVGYDMQAAQALDRCEEIRARLQQAIDTLKNDEKALTAFRFANRAMALQRVRSVYALKRRRGDDPDLGELEKSERPSWRPFQLAFLLLSIPPLADPTHPDRVQPVEAYADLLWFPTGGGKTEAYLGVAAFTMAIRRLQGKLGGYDGSRGLAVIMRYTLRLLTLQQFQRATALICAMEKLRRDALVQGDESLGREPFTIGLWVGNKVTPGTTEEAHRAIEDFRNPGKHRAGTPSPLQLTSCPWCGSAIDPGRDVVVDKERGRTIVYCGDPMSRCPFSRGRSSNLPHPGIPVLTVDEEIYHRPPTMMIATVDKFAMMAWRGQVRTLFGRVSQECERHGLLWPGCECNTGHRASKGLPAAAVRSVSPIRPPDLVIQDEFHLISGPLGTMVGLYESAVDELCGWTLDGKTIKPKIVASTATVRKAKEQVNNVFMRRVSVFPPHGLDVEDNYFSVQRPIDRRPGRRYLCVCSPGSSRPAMLIRVYTAFLTAAQALFERFGEAADPYMTMVGYFNSLRELGGMRRLAEDDVQTRSYRVQMSMVERPALAQRSVSHIRELTSRVSSQDIPKYLDALEVEFKAAFDPSVGKYVTRWNEGDPRAIDVVLATNMLSVGVDVNRLGLMAVNGQPKGTAEYIQATSRVGRSFPGLVCTVLTWARPRDLSHYETFEHYHATFYKHVEAQSVTPFSPRAMDRGLTGALLSLMRLEYADFSPNEGAAVLDRPDKPEVLKAIDVLVGRAWNVSENRVIEALAERELKERADEWAKQASVPGRTLAYEKRGERAATMVPLIKSPGIHAWDNWTVPMSMREVEPGVRLIMNTGRLSDGHGWRPRPVSSDED, translated from the coding sequence ATGGCCGACCATCCCAACGCCTGGATCGCCATCGACCACGGCCTCGGCACCGGTCGCAGGCTGGCGCCCTACACGCTGACATTGAAGGGTGACCGATCCCAGTACCAGGCCGTCGCCGAGGACGACTGGGTGCTGGTACTCGACGCCAGCGGGGCGGTGGTGCGTGCCGGGCGTGTGCTGCGCATCCGATCCGACCTCGAGACGACCACGATCTTCTTCGACCGCGTGTGCGCCGCCGGTGCGTCGGTACCGGCGGCCAGCCTGTCGCTGACGCCCCCGTCCTCTGGCAGCGTCGGGCGTATCTCGTGGGAGACCTTCGTCTCGGCTTTGTCCAAGGCGTTCGGTCACACCGTCGCGACCGTGCCGGTGATCGAAGACCGAGCCTACGTTCGCGAACTGCTGCAACTGGCCGTGGTGGACGACCTGCTCGGCCCTGCCGGCGGCCCGCACGAGCGCATCGTGGACATGAGCGTGCGCGATCGCTACCTGGTCGGGAAGTTGGCTCCGCGCGAAGCGGCTCGAGGTGGCATCGAGGGTCTGGAGGGGCCGCTGGCGGAGGAAGAAGTCGAGGAACCCAGCGACCCGATCGTACCTGGCCAGCACGAACCGGGTGCCGAGTTCGGGACGGCGACTGGGCAGGTGGAACCCGAATCGGATGCCTCTGACGAAATCGACGCCGCGAGCAATCAATCGCTGGTGCCCAGCAGCTTCGGCATGACCTTCTGTGTCGACGGCGACGTCGAGCGGATCGAAATCGAGGCACGTTGGGGGAGGTACGAGCGCGTGCCCAACGACGAGCACGAGGTAGTCCGCAAGGACGGTTCCAAAGCCAAAGTCTGGCAGCGCGTCCCCTGCGGTGGAAGGCTGGTGCTCCCCCTCGCGGAAGGCGCGATCCCCCACCAGGCACCCGACCCGAATCATCCGGCAGTACGGATCCAGGGTTCCGTCCGCGCCAGGAACGCCAAGGGTGATCGCTTGGTGACTCTGTTCCTGGTCAACGCGCAGGAGGAGCCTGACACCAACCGTGATACCGCCTGGCTGTTCCAGCCCGAGCTGATCGTGCGAGCGGAACCCGCGACCACAGGCCAGGCCATCTTTCGCCGCCGCCCGGTATTGGACGCGGACGGGATGGATCCCGAGCGCGAGTCGTTGGAGATGATCTACCGCAACCGTGTGGAGTTCGCGGTCGGTCATGGCGTGGCCGTACATGCGGAGACGGCCGAGGACGACCCGACGCGGGCCATCGAGGTGCGCACCACCGTCGTGCCACAGTACGAGGTACAGGTGACCGAGACGCCGGGTCTGGATCCCGCCGACCGCCCAGCGATGAGAGAGATGGTGGCGAGCGGCCTGCTCGACATGCAGCGCCTCGCCACCCTGGACGTGGCCGAGTTGGTCGAGGCGCTGAACACGCTGACCCGCGACTACGGGGCGTGGATCGCGGAGCAGCGCAGCCGCATCGGCCGGGACGTGGTCGGCTACGACATGCAGGCCGCCCAGGCGTTGGATCGGTGCGAGGAGATCCGAGCGCGGCTGCAGCAAGCCATCGACACGCTGAAGAACGACGAAAAGGCGCTGACCGCGTTCCGCTTCGCCAACCGAGCGATGGCATTACAGCGCGTGCGGAGCGTCTATGCTCTGAAACGGCGTCGGGGAGACGATCCCGATCTCGGCGAGCTGGAGAAGAGCGAGAGGCCTTCCTGGCGCCCGTTCCAGTTGGCGTTCCTGTTGCTGTCGATCCCGCCGCTGGCCGACCCGACGCACCCGGATCGTGTGCAACCGGTCGAAGCCTATGCCGATCTCTTGTGGTTCCCCACCGGTGGTGGCAAGACCGAGGCCTACTTGGGCGTGGCGGCATTCACCATGGCGATCCGGAGGCTGCAGGGCAAGCTGGGGGGCTACGACGGCTCCCGCGGGCTGGCCGTGATCATGCGCTACACCCTGCGGCTACTGACCTTGCAGCAGTTCCAGCGCGCCACGGCGCTGATCTGTGCGATGGAGAAGCTCCGTCGGGATGCTCTCGTCCAGGGCGACGAATCCTTGGGCAGGGAGCCTTTCACCATCGGTCTGTGGGTCGGCAACAAGGTGACCCCGGGGACGACCGAGGAAGCGCATCGAGCCATCGAAGATTTCAGGAACCCCGGAAAACACCGCGCTGGAACACCATCGCCCCTTCAGCTGACCAGTTGCCCATGGTGTGGTTCTGCCATAGACCCGGGTCGGGACGTCGTCGTCGACAAGGAACGCGGCCGGACGATCGTCTACTGCGGTGATCCGATGAGCCGCTGCCCGTTCTCCCGTGGCAGATCGAGCAATCTTCCTCACCCTGGCATCCCGGTGCTGACGGTGGACGAGGAGATCTACCACCGTCCGCCGACGATGATGATCGCCACCGTGGACAAATTCGCCATGATGGCGTGGCGTGGCCAGGTGCGCACGCTGTTCGGCCGGGTGAGCCAGGAATGCGAGCGCCATGGCCTGCTCTGGCCCGGCTGCGAGTGCAACACCGGCCATCGCGCATCCAAGGGCCTGCCCGCGGCGGCGGTGAGGTCCGTCAGCCCCATCCGGCCGCCCGATCTGGTCATCCAGGACGAGTTCCACCTCATCAGCGGCCCGCTGGGCACGATGGTCGGCCTGTACGAATCGGCGGTGGACGAGCTGTGCGGGTGGACGCTCGACGGCAAGACGATCAAGCCGAAGATCGTCGCGTCCACGGCGACGGTCCGCAAAGCCAAGGAACAGGTGAACAACGTGTTCATGCGGCGCGTGTCGGTGTTCCCGCCGCATGGCCTGGACGTGGAGGACAACTACTTCTCGGTCCAGCGTCCGATCGATCGGCGGCCTGGGCGTCGCTATCTCTGCGTGTGCTCGCCCGGCAGTTCGCGCCCCGCGATGCTGATTCGCGTCTACACCGCCTTCCTCACCGCGGCACAAGCCCTGTTCGAGCGCTTCGGTGAGGCCGCCGACCCGTACATGACGATGGTCGGCTACTTCAATTCACTGCGCGAGCTGGGGGGGATGCGACGGCTGGCCGAGGACGACGTCCAGACGCGTTCGTACCGTGTGCAGATGAGCATGGTCGAGCGGCCCGCGCTCGCCCAGCGCAGCGTCAGCCACATCCGGGAGCTGACGTCGCGCGTCTCCAGCCAGGACATCCCGAAGTACCTCGACGCCCTCGAAGTCGAGTTCAAGGCCGCGTTCGATCCGAGTGTGGGCAAATACGTGACGAGATGGAACGAGGGCGACCCCCGCGCCATCGACGTGGTGCTGGCGACCAACATGCTGTCGGTCGGCGTGGACGTGAACCGGCTGGGCCTGATGGCGGTGAACGGGCAGCCGAAAGGCACGGCCGAGTACATCCAGGCGACCAGCCGTGTGGGCCGGTCCTTCCCCGGGCTCGTCTGCACTGTGCTCACGTGGGCACGACCGCGCGACCTCTCGCACTACGAGACCTTCGAGCACTACCACGCGACGTTCTACAAGCACGTGGAGGCGCAGTCGGTGACACCTTTCTCGCCTCGCGCCATGGATCGCGGGCTGACCGGCGCGTTGCTGAGCCTGATGCGGCTGGAGTACGCCGACTTCAGCCCGAACGAGGGAGCGGCCGTACTCGACCGGCCCGACAAGCCCGAGGTTCTTAAGGCCATTGACGTGCTGGTGGGGCGAGCCTGGAATGTCAGTGAGAACCGGGTCATCGAGGCACTGGCCGAACGTGAACTGAAGGAACGAGCCGACGAGTGGGCCAAGCAGGCGAGCGTCCCGGGACGTACCTTGGCCTACGAGAAACGCGGCGAACGTGCGGCGACGATGGTTCCGCTGATCAAGTCGCCCGGCATCCACGCGTGGGACAACTGGACGGTCCCGATGTCGATGCGCGAGGTCGAGCCTGGCGTGCGGCTGATCATGAACACGGGGCGCCTATCGGACGGTCACGGCTGGAGGCCCCGCCCGGTGTCGAGTGACGAGGACTGA
- a CDS encoding DUF2290 domain-containing protein, with protein MTAPQTAQRTRDDLSRLLSSLIERGVADDQNFPVLRRLSDETWEVSFDGAEHVSIAIGEIDYQDLHRELGEKRSYSVKLIDGGLLQLLYLFKKDSLVKHRLAFYPSPSLRSFQDDPDAYMRDELFIEIVSRRIVPFPVRFDYDVEAAQDLVHPLCHLTLGDVKGCRIPVSAPLSPRWFIDFILRNFYQTEKHDLVSTLSVHSVTFAATLTKSESALMHMVVPYEACAL; from the coding sequence GTGACTGCACCACAGACTGCTCAACGCACGAGGGACGATCTTTCACGGTTACTCTCGTCCCTGATCGAGCGAGGTGTCGCCGACGATCAGAACTTCCCGGTATTGCGTCGGCTATCCGACGAGACCTGGGAGGTCTCTTTCGACGGTGCGGAACACGTCTCCATCGCGATTGGGGAAATCGACTACCAGGACCTTCATCGCGAGCTCGGTGAGAAGCGCTCATACAGCGTCAAGCTCATCGACGGCGGACTGCTTCAGCTGCTGTACCTGTTCAAGAAGGACTCGCTGGTGAAACATCGCTTGGCGTTCTATCCGTCTCCAAGTCTTCGTTCGTTTCAAGACGACCCCGATGCATACATGCGTGACGAGCTGTTCATCGAAATCGTCTCGCGACGCATCGTCCCTTTCCCAGTTCGGTTCGATTACGACGTCGAAGCGGCCCAAGACCTCGTCCACCCGCTCTGCCACTTGACTTTGGGGGACGTCAAGGGATGCCGGATCCCGGTATCCGCCCCTCTCTCTCCGCGCTGGTTCATCGATTTCATCCTTCGCAACTTCTACCAGACGGAGAAGCACGACTTGGTTAGTACCCTGTCAGTGCACTCTGTGACCTTTGCCGCGACCCTCACGAAGAGCGAAAGCGCTCTGATGCACATGGTCGTGCCCTATGAGGCTTGTGCATTATGA
- a CDS encoding DEAD/DEAH box helicase, protein MNRLHFTRGTNGKPVASEELEKALSSIERLTGDCFFGYPLIATPEGKYFLDATLVTREKGIILFDLVEGSDVGEYASRQDDLANKIEAKLKLHKELVKGRRLLPALHVVTFAPAIEDVGRIAREGYPIASAEGLAEVIARLSWEGASEELYRQTLSAIESLSSIRKSRSKREVARPDSRGAKLKRLEDSIATLDHRQNRAVIETVDGVQRIRGLAGSGKTIVLALKAAYLHTQHPDWRIAVTFHTRSLKGQFKRLITNFCIEQSGEEPDWSRIRVVNAWGAPGGDERDGIYYEFCRASGQDFHDFRSASLRFGGNDKAFDGACSTALSAARLPQPLYDVILVDEAQDFAPSFLRLCYSMLREPKRLVYAYDELQNLSGASLPPPEEIFGADEHGRPHVTLGNDSRRDVILQKCYRNSRPVLVTAHSLGFGIYRAPTKNTETGLVQMFDQPALWEEIGYRVREGELRKGSRVVLERTDETSPRFLEEHSGSDDLVHFQKFESEAEQNAWLVEQISRNLTEDELRHDDIIVIHPDPISARERLGPIRKALFDLGIQNHLAGVDTDADVFFKTETPSVTFTGIFRAKGNEAGMVYIINAQDCDTTGMGLASLRNRLFTAITRSKAWVRVVGHGRGMEKLLDEFVSLKRHDFRLDFTYPTDEILSKLRVVHRDLSPADKARLERKIKGFEQAIDGIVSGELDLDDVASSLEKLDAEKKAELLRLLGGRK, encoded by the coding sequence ATGAATCGGCTCCATTTCACTCGAGGTACCAATGGAAAACCCGTAGCGTCGGAGGAACTGGAAAAGGCGCTATCGTCCATCGAGAGACTGACGGGAGATTGCTTCTTCGGTTACCCACTCATCGCGACGCCGGAAGGAAAATACTTTCTCGACGCAACACTCGTTACTCGAGAGAAAGGCATCATCCTCTTCGACCTCGTCGAGGGCAGCGATGTCGGTGAATACGCATCTCGGCAGGATGACCTCGCGAACAAGATCGAAGCCAAGCTCAAGCTGCACAAAGAGCTCGTCAAGGGGCGCCGCCTACTTCCTGCCTTGCACGTCGTCACCTTCGCCCCAGCCATCGAGGACGTGGGGCGCATTGCTCGAGAAGGGTATCCCATCGCCAGCGCCGAAGGCCTAGCAGAGGTCATCGCCAGGCTGTCGTGGGAAGGGGCGAGCGAAGAGCTGTATCGCCAGACGCTCTCCGCCATCGAGAGCCTATCGTCCATCCGAAAGAGCCGCTCGAAGCGGGAGGTCGCTCGCCCCGACTCCAGAGGAGCGAAGCTGAAGCGCCTCGAGGACTCGATCGCGACGCTCGACCATCGCCAAAACCGGGCGGTCATCGAAACCGTCGACGGCGTTCAGCGCATCCGGGGCTTGGCCGGCTCGGGAAAGACGATCGTACTGGCGCTCAAGGCCGCCTATCTGCACACCCAGCATCCGGATTGGCGAATCGCCGTCACCTTCCACACGCGATCGCTGAAAGGGCAATTCAAGCGGTTGATCACCAACTTCTGCATCGAGCAGTCCGGCGAGGAGCCCGACTGGTCCAGGATTCGAGTGGTCAACGCTTGGGGGGCGCCAGGCGGCGACGAGCGAGACGGGATCTATTACGAATTCTGCAGGGCGTCAGGGCAAGACTTCCACGATTTTCGATCCGCCAGTCTTCGCTTCGGCGGGAACGACAAGGCATTCGATGGCGCCTGCAGTACTGCATTGAGCGCAGCGCGACTGCCGCAACCCCTCTACGACGTCATCCTGGTCGATGAGGCACAGGACTTCGCACCGAGTTTCCTGCGCCTTTGCTACTCCATGCTTCGCGAGCCGAAGCGGCTGGTCTACGCCTACGATGAGCTCCAGAACCTGTCGGGAGCGTCGCTTCCGCCGCCCGAAGAGATTTTCGGGGCGGATGAGCACGGGAGGCCTCACGTCACGCTCGGAAACGACTCGCGGCGTGATGTGATCTTGCAGAAGTGCTATCGCAATTCTCGTCCCGTGCTGGTCACCGCACACTCGCTCGGGTTCGGGATCTATCGCGCTCCCACCAAGAATACCGAGACGGGGCTGGTGCAGATGTTCGATCAGCCGGCCCTGTGGGAGGAGATCGGTTACAGGGTTCGAGAAGGCGAACTACGCAAGGGCTCCCGTGTCGTCCTCGAACGAACGGACGAGACGAGTCCTCGATTCCTGGAGGAGCACTCCGGAAGCGACGATCTCGTTCATTTCCAGAAGTTCGAAAGTGAGGCCGAGCAGAACGCCTGGCTCGTCGAGCAAATTTCCAGGAATCTCACCGAGGACGAGCTCAGGCACGACGACATCATCGTCATCCATCCCGATCCCATCTCGGCACGCGAGCGATTGGGCCCCATTCGCAAAGCACTCTTCGATCTGGGCATTCAGAATCATCTTGCGGGTGTGGACACCGACGCGGACGTGTTCTTCAAGACGGAGACGCCATCCGTGACTTTCACCGGCATCTTCCGCGCCAAGGGTAACGAAGCCGGCATGGTGTACATCATCAACGCCCAGGACTGCGACACCACGGGCATGGGGCTCGCCAGTCTGAGGAATCGGCTGTTCACCGCGATCACCCGCAGCAAGGCATGGGTTCGAGTAGTCGGCCATGGTCGCGGCATGGAGAAGTTGCTCGACGAGTTCGTCTCGTTGAAGCGCCACGACTTCAGGCTCGACTTCACGTACCCGACCGACGAGATCCTGTCGAAACTTCGTGTCGTACACCGCGACCTCTCACCTGCGGACAAAGCTCGTCTGGAGCGGAAGATCAAGGGATTCGAACAGGCCATCGACGGAATCGTCTCTGGCGAGCTCGACCTCGACGATGTCGCAAGTTCTCTGGAAAAGCTCGACGCGGAAAAGAAAGCAGAGCTCTTGAGGTTGCTGGGGGGGCGTAAGTGA
- a CDS encoding Eco57I restriction-modification methylase domain-containing protein, with protein sequence MTMHHDWLSLIEISGPFLAVPVLKEAFPQGLEALDVAKRKRLRQAYDEWQEALETGDPRFDDLHAAWIDEVLARGLELDEDGRGDVLKRRDWCAANLVVDLPEHGVRLSPDFAVVGDDGKPLLLIQTHGPEVDLEATQRLDGWASTPAERMVALCRATGCRLGLVTNGERWMLVDAPVGAVTTFASWYARLWAQEPVTLQAFVHLLGLRRFFVDESERLPALLDRSLKYQDEVTDALGEQVRRAVEVLVQALDKADQDRDRTLLRDVKEAELYEAALTVMMRLVFLLCAEERGLLLLGDPRYEAHYAVSTLRMQLRAEPEEILERRWDAWSRLLAVFRAVYGGIEHENLRLPALGGSLFDPDRFPFLEGRAKGSHWRTDAAKPLPIDNRTVLLLLEAIQTFEGRTLSYRALDVEQIGYVYEGLLERTVKRTHDVTLELDATKSAKSPWVTLAELESARLDGTERLVALLRERSGSSESRVRNDLARPVDEALTGKVLTACHGDSALAERIRPYAHLLRMDPWGYPLVYPAGAYVVTTGSDRRETGTHYTPKSLTEAIVAETLTPVAYVGPADGKPRSEWVLKSPAELLDLKVCDPAMGSGAFLVQACRWLADRLVEAWARAEVQGHTVGIDGRVAESGSEVEPLPRNDEERTIVARRLVAERCLYGVDLNPLAVELAKLSLWLVTLAKGRPFGFLDHNLRCGDSLLGIHRLDQLTQLAMNPSSQGQMRLFGQTIETAVRKAIELRQRLRETPIRDIHDVEVMAHLDADARQRLEVPGLIADAFIGEVFTAGGTGAALESALASLAVQAGRAIEGDQETLAAMHRRAGAALATDRPAGKPPRRPFHWPLEFPEVFADGRGGFDAMVGNPPFGGGRLIGRRFGLAYQEYLKFVRNGVVGSPDLCVYFYLRAFALLGSKGCFGLLATKSIAETGSRVVCLDQIIGVGGTIYRALSRMPWPGNAAVVVSIVWVTRSAWRGRKVLNEREVLTINGALEGDFEIPRPKKLKVLKGKFSQGQDIMGRGFELTAEERDAILAEDPKCAEVIFPLFNGQDLNTMPRLEPYRWAIYFRDWPEDRARQYGPAFRRVEELVKPYRESLTGQIHQDCFWKFWDLRPQLVAELERRTTILASAITSKHLSFRRVRTNIIMNKATKLYFFDDWREFVCLQSSIHAAWAYWTCGMMGLSTLKYSTTEALETWPMPDLGENDIESLGERYHAHRESLMQEEWIGLTQLYNRFHDPLDSSTRIDSMRAMHREIDLAVARAYGWDDLDLEHGFHEVPYLPENDRVRFTISERARLEVLRRLSELNRQRYEEEVARGLHGSRATSTATRRAPTQRTETTPERQASFGFDIPLANEGRHLEAAEPGAGYRAGPAHTILEYLKTHPGWHPKSDILAATGITDGQWNAAIAGLLEGGQVERQGERRGARYRVVQANDNFGERS encoded by the coding sequence ATGACCATGCACCACGACTGGCTCTCGCTCATCGAGATCTCCGGGCCATTCCTCGCCGTCCCGGTCCTGAAGGAAGCCTTCCCGCAAGGGCTGGAGGCGCTCGACGTCGCCAAGCGCAAACGGCTACGGCAGGCCTACGACGAGTGGCAGGAGGCGCTGGAGACGGGCGATCCACGCTTCGACGACCTGCACGCCGCCTGGATCGACGAGGTCCTCGCACGTGGGTTGGAGCTGGACGAGGACGGCCGGGGCGACGTGCTGAAGCGCCGTGACTGGTGTGCCGCGAACCTGGTCGTCGATCTCCCCGAACACGGCGTGCGCCTGTCGCCGGACTTCGCCGTCGTGGGCGACGATGGCAAGCCGCTGCTGCTGATCCAGACCCATGGACCGGAGGTCGATCTCGAAGCCACCCAACGGCTCGACGGCTGGGCCAGTACGCCCGCGGAGCGCATGGTGGCGCTCTGCCGCGCCACCGGCTGCCGCCTGGGGCTCGTGACCAACGGCGAGCGCTGGATGCTGGTGGATGCCCCGGTGGGCGCGGTCACCACCTTCGCCAGTTGGTACGCGCGCCTCTGGGCTCAGGAGCCCGTCACCCTCCAGGCCTTCGTCCACTTGCTGGGGTTACGGCGCTTCTTCGTGGACGAGTCGGAACGGCTTCCCGCACTCCTCGATCGCTCGCTGAAGTACCAGGACGAGGTCACCGACGCCCTGGGCGAGCAGGTGCGGCGCGCGGTCGAGGTGTTGGTCCAGGCGCTCGACAAGGCCGATCAGGACCGCGATCGCACACTGCTGCGCGACGTGAAGGAGGCCGAACTCTATGAGGCGGCGCTGACGGTGATGATGCGGCTCGTGTTCCTTCTCTGCGCGGAGGAACGCGGCCTGCTGCTCCTGGGTGATCCGCGCTACGAGGCCCACTACGCCGTCTCCACCCTGCGCATGCAGCTGCGTGCCGAGCCGGAGGAGATCCTCGAACGCCGCTGGGACGCTTGGTCGCGCCTGCTCGCCGTGTTCCGTGCCGTCTATGGCGGCATCGAGCACGAGAACCTGCGGTTGCCCGCACTCGGTGGGTCCCTGTTCGATCCGGATCGTTTCCCCTTCCTCGAGGGCCGAGCCAAGGGGTCACATTGGCGCACCGATGCCGCGAAGCCGCTGCCCATCGACAACCGCACCGTGCTGCTGCTGCTCGAGGCCATTCAGACGTTCGAGGGCCGCACGCTCTCCTACCGCGCACTGGACGTGGAGCAGATCGGCTACGTTTACGAGGGTCTGCTCGAGCGCACCGTCAAACGCACCCACGATGTCACGCTGGAGCTCGACGCCACCAAGAGCGCCAAGTCGCCCTGGGTCACGTTGGCCGAGCTCGAATCCGCCCGGCTCGACGGCACCGAGCGCCTGGTCGCACTGCTGCGCGAGCGGTCGGGCAGCTCGGAGAGCCGTGTGCGCAACGACCTCGCCCGCCCGGTAGACGAGGCGCTCACGGGTAAAGTGCTCACCGCATGCCACGGCGATTCCGCCCTCGCCGAACGGATCCGCCCTTACGCTCACTTGCTGAGGATGGATCCTTGGGGCTATCCGTTGGTCTATCCGGCCGGGGCCTATGTGGTCACCACTGGTTCGGACCGGCGCGAGACCGGTACGCACTACACGCCGAAGTCCCTCACCGAGGCCATCGTCGCCGAGACGCTCACGCCCGTCGCCTACGTCGGCCCGGCGGATGGCAAGCCGCGCAGCGAATGGGTACTCAAGTCCCCCGCGGAACTCCTGGATCTCAAAGTCTGCGACCCGGCAATGGGTTCGGGCGCCTTCCTCGTGCAGGCCTGCCGCTGGCTCGCCGACCGCCTGGTGGAGGCTTGGGCGCGGGCCGAGGTCCAGGGCCACACGGTGGGCATCGATGGGCGGGTGGCGGAGTCCGGCTCGGAAGTCGAGCCGCTGCCGCGCAACGATGAAGAGCGCACCATCGTCGCCCGTCGGCTGGTGGCCGAGCGCTGCCTCTACGGCGTGGATCTGAACCCGCTGGCGGTGGAGCTGGCCAAGCTTTCTCTATGGTTGGTGACGCTCGCCAAGGGGCGGCCCTTCGGCTTCCTCGACCACAACCTCAGGTGCGGCGATAGCCTGCTCGGCATCCATCGACTGGATCAACTGACCCAGCTTGCGATGAACCCTTCGAGCCAGGGGCAGATGCGACTGTTCGGTCAGACCATCGAAACCGCCGTGCGCAAGGCCATCGAGTTGCGGCAACGGCTGCGCGAAACGCCCATCCGCGATATCCACGACGTGGAGGTCATGGCGCATCTGGATGCCGACGCACGCCAGAGGCTCGAAGTGCCCGGGCTCATCGCCGATGCGTTCATCGGGGAGGTGTTCACCGCGGGTGGCACCGGCGCGGCGTTGGAGAGCGCCCTGGCCTCGCTTGCCGTCCAGGCCGGGCGAGCCATCGAGGGTGACCAAGAGACGCTGGCCGCGATGCATCGGCGAGCCGGCGCCGCACTCGCGACCGATCGCCCGGCGGGCAAGCCGCCACGTCGCCCGTTCCATTGGCCGCTGGAGTTTCCGGAGGTGTTTGCCGATGGAAGGGGTGGATTCGATGCCATGGTGGGGAATCCACCGTTCGGTGGAGGTCGGCTAATCGGGCGTCGCTTTGGACTGGCCTACCAGGAGTATTTGAAGTTCGTCCGCAATGGTGTCGTTGGGTCGCCCGATCTTTGCGTCTACTTCTACTTGAGGGCGTTCGCGCTGTTGGGTTCGAAAGGCTGTTTCGGACTTTTGGCGACGAAGTCCATCGCCGAGACCGGTTCTCGCGTGGTCTGCTTGGATCAGATCATCGGCGTGGGCGGCACCATCTATCGGGCGCTATCGCGGATGCCATGGCCAGGTAATGCCGCGGTGGTCGTCTCCATCGTGTGGGTCACACGTTCGGCATGGAGAGGACGGAAGGTCCTGAATGAGCGAGAAGTCTTGACCATCAATGGCGCGCTCGAAGGTGACTTCGAGATCCCGCGACCGAAAAAGCTCAAGGTTCTGAAAGGAAAGTTCTCGCAAGGCCAGGACATCATGGGGCGTGGATTCGAGCTCACGGCGGAAGAGCGCGATGCGATACTCGCCGAGGATCCGAAATGTGCCGAGGTGATCTTCCCGTTGTTCAATGGCCAGGACCTCAACACCATGCCGAGGTTGGAGCCTTATCGATGGGCCATCTACTTTCGCGATTGGCCAGAGGATCGGGCACGCCAGTACGGACCTGCATTCCGCCGTGTAGAAGAATTGGTGAAACCCTATCGCGAGTCGCTGACGGGTCAGATTCACCAGGACTGCTTCTGGAAGTTTTGGGATCTGCGCCCCCAGTTGGTTGCAGAATTGGAGCGAAGAACGACCATATTGGCCTCTGCCATTACGTCAAAGCATCTTTCTTTCAGGCGCGTACGAACCAATATCATCATGAATAAGGCTACTAAGCTTTATTTCTTTGATGATTGGCGCGAGTTCGTGTGTTTGCAGTCATCTATACATGCTGCTTGGGCGTACTGGACTTGCGGAATGATGGGGCTTTCTACTTTGAAGTATTCAACAACAGAGGCATTGGAAACGTGGCCGATGCCTGATCTTGGAGAAAACGACATCGAAAGTCTCGGCGAGCGCTATCACGCCCATCGCGAGTCTCTGATGCAAGAGGAGTGGATTGGGCTCACCCAACTCTACAACCGTTTCCATGATCCATTGGACAGTAGTACCCGGATCGACTCCATGCGCGCGATGCATCGTGAGATCGACCTCGCCGTCGCCCGCGCCTACGGCTGGGACGACCTCGACCTCGAACACGGCTTCCATGAAGTGCCGTACCTGCCAGAGAACGATCGCGTCCGCTTCACCATCAGTGAGCGCGCACGGCTGGAAGTGCTGCGGCGGCTGTCCGAGTTGAATCGTCAGCGGTACGAGGAGGAAGTCGCCCGAGGTCTGCACGGCAGCAGAGCTACGAGCACTGCCACCCGCAGGGCACCTACGCAACGCACCGAAACCACCCCCGAACGGCAAGCCTCGTTCGGATTCGACATCCCCCTTGCCAACGAAGGTCGCCACCTCGAGGCCGCCGAACCGGGCGCCGGCTACCGAGCTGGGCCCGCCCATACCATCCTCGAATACCTGAAGACCCATCCCGGTTGGCATCCAAAATCCGACATCCTCGCCGCCACCGGCATCACGGACGGCCAATGGAACGCCGCGATCGCCGGACTGCTCGAAGGCGGCCAAGTCGAACGTCAGGGCGAACGGCGCGGAGCACGGTATCGGGTTGTCCAAGCGAATGACAATTTCGGAGAACGTTCATGA